The region CTATAGATGAATTAGAATATTTAAAAATAAAGTTGGGAATCGAAGTTATTCTGATTAATCTTATGAAAGGGATTATTGTCTATGGGGGGGCTTTAGTGTTAAATATATTTTATTTAACGTTAATTTTTCATAGTTCTTATCTTTTTATAAGAAGTAAGTCTCATGGTTTACATGCAGAAACAAGTGCGAATTGTACTATTATTAGTGTTATTTTATTTGTTCTATTACCGTATATTTCGAAAGATATGATATTTAGTGACTTTTTTATTTTTATTATTTTTGTTATCTCATTTTGTTGCTTGATTTGTTATGCTCCAGCAGACACAGGTAATCAGCCATTAATTGGTAGAGAAAAAAGAGGGGAATTGCGCAAACAATCTCTTATAAGATGTGTAATTCTTTTGTTGATTACATTAGGTGTTCAAAATAGTATAATGAAGGTTATGATAACATTGGGAGTTATCTCTCAAATTATTTTTATTTTACCAGTAACTTATAAGTTATTGAAAAGGAGTTATAATAATTATGAAAAATATGAAGAAGAATTTAATGAATGAGTTCAAACAAGGTGCTGCGAAATCCTTGGGGAAAATAGCATCAATAACTGGTGATGCGGCTACTGATGGTGTATGTATTGGTTTTATTTATGAGCCTAAAGTACCTAAAGAATTATTGGCGAATAAAGCTTTAAATAAATAATAGGTACAGATTTTTTAAAAAAATCTAATCTTTTGATATAATATAAGCATTAAATTATGGAGGGAATTTGATGCTTATTTTTTTTATACTGTTTTTAGAATTACTTACGTTATTAATAGGAGTTAATATTTTATCTGATGATGGAATAGGGATAAAGAATTTTTTGCTATGGTTATTATTGATTCAAATCATTGGTCAATTTTTTTACATGGAAATAGGGTTTTTGGCAATATTTTTGGTTCTGTTCTTTTTAATCACATGTTTAATTATTAAATCTAAGAAGATTTTCTCCAGTATTTTAATCACTTGTTTACCTTTGGTTACCCTCGTTGTTACCAATTATTTTGCTCAAGTGATGGAGATGTATGTCGTCAAAGACCTTTTAAGCTCATTCATTGTGAATTATGATAGAGAAATAGTTGCTACGATTCTTACTTGTATTTTAACGATTTTAGTTTGCTATTTAACAAAATATGTGATAGGGAAACTTCGCAGATTTATTATTTTAGAAAGAAAATATCAGATTTTAATCCTCATTTTTCTTTTATTTATGATAGTTATTTTTTATGTCAATATATTTATAGGTCAAATTCAGGGGTTTAGTAGTGAACATATTACACTTACAAGTATACTTTTTTTTATTTATGCTTGTTTATTATGTGGTGTTTATCTGGCTTTAATTTATACATTAAATAAAGATTCAAAAATGAAGCAAGAACGAGTTTTGAATCAACAGTTACATGATTATACTATTCAACTTGAGCAATTGTATAATAATTTAAATAGTTTTCGTCATGATTATCTTAACATTTTAGTGAGTTTAGAAGAAGGTATTCGAACAGAAGATATCGAGATGATAAAAGGAGTCTACCATAGAGTAATTAAACCGACAGAACAAATTGTAAAAAGTAATGATTATATTTTAGGGAAGGTCCGCAAGGTTCATATTGTTGAGATTAAGAGTTTACTGGCCGAAAAAATTATTAAATCTCAAGCTAAAGGAATTGATGTAAGAGTAGAAATAGAAGAGATTATTGAGTCTATTTATATGGACGTATTTTCATTCTATAGAGTTTTTTCTATTTTATTAGATAATGCTATTGAAGCTGCTAATAGCGTAAGTAATTCGTATATTTCAATTGTATTTATCCAAGATAGAGATATTCAAAGAATAGAAGTAGAAAATACTTGTGAACATCAGGAGATAAGTTTGAAGGATATTTATAAAAAAGGGCATTCTTCGAAAGGAAGTAATAGAGGCATTGGATTATATAATGTCCAACAAATATTGAATGATAATAAATATTGTACGTTAGAAACCTTTTATGAATTAGGGGTATTTACACAAACTTTGATTTTAAAAAGGGAGGATAGAGAATAATGGAGATTTTTATTTTAGAAGATGATCCAATTCAAAGATATAGATTAGAAAAAATTATTAAGGAAGCTTTAGAGAAGAGTAGTATTTTATATAAGAAAATATTTGCTACGGCTAGACCAGTGCAACTTTTAAATGAGATTAATTCTATAGGAAATCATCATATCTACTTTTTAGATTTGGAAATTAATAATCATTTAGGAAAAGGATTAGAGATTGCTCAGCTTATACGTGAAAAAGACCCTTATGGAACAATTGTCTTTGTTACTACTCACTCAGAATTAGCTCCTAAGACATTTGCATATAAAGTTTCGGCTCTTGATTTTATTGAAAAAGATCAATCTGATTTTGAGTTTAGAAAAAGAATTGAAGAGTGTTTAATAATTGCTAATCAATACCAGCAAAAACCAATAAGTGAAGATTCTTTTATATTCGAGAATAAATATACGAAATTTCAGATACCATTTTCAGAAATTTTGTATTTTGAAACATCTGAAATTCCACATAAAATTAACTTAGTAACATCTAAAAAAAATATTAGTTTTTATGGAAAGTTAAGTGATATTGTTAAGATGGATGGTCGTCTGTTTAGCTGCCATAAATCATTTGTAGTAAATATACCAAATATTATTAGTGTCGATAAGAAGAATAAATTAGTCTATTTTAATAATGGTATGTTTTGTTTTGTTTCTCGAAGATTATTAAAAGAAGTTGAAAATAAGATAGAGGAATTAAGGGTTAAAAAATTCTAAAAATAATATTGGTTTATAATTTATTATAGAATTCAAGATATAGAGTTTATAGCTGATCAATGTTAAATATTAAATTACATAAAATCTAAACCGTTTAGGATAAAAAATATACATTTAAGGATAATAGTATTCTATTATTTAAACATAGTTTATATAATTCTAGATGTTGATTATTATATAAAGAGGAGAGGGGGTTCATGAATAGTAGTAGAAAAGATATATTGAAAAAGCTTGGGGTATCTAGTGCACTAGTAGGAATTATTGGGACAACGGGAGCTCAGTTTTTATCTCCAATTATTGCTAAAGCAGAAATCGAAAGTACAGTAGAAGAAGTTAATAATATAAATTTAGTTACAGAAGATTTTGATTTAACTCCGTTGTATGATTTGATTCAAACAGGTGTATTTAGTGAGTTTGCATTTAATGAAAGTGGTCAACTTATTTTGAATATTTCTATTGAAGAAGCAACCGAACAATATCAATTATCTGAATCACAGACTACTTTATTATCAGATACATTAGAACAGTGGAGGAATTTAACTGGAGCTCAAAATTTATCTGCTAACGCAAGATTGCATATTAGTGGAGTAAATATATATTTTACAAATTACGATGTGAAAATGTATTTATCTAGCGTTATTATGATGGGACCAGCAGCAGTTGTTGCTGCAATCACTGCCGCTACTACGTTAATAGGGACACCCATTGCCGGTGCAATAGCAGCAGTTGTTGGAAGTTTCTCAGCATTTGCTATTTGTGCAACAGTGCAAGATGCATTAATGACAGGAAAAGGTTTTTATATTGGTTTAACTGGATGGGGAATTTGGTAAAGAATAATGGAGGCTTTATTAGATGAACCTTATCGAAGATTTTTTTAAAATATTAAGTAGTACTTGTGTAGTTCTTTTAGTAATAGTATTACTTATTGTAATTTATCGAGTATTCAAAATAGGAATTTTATTATTATTGGATAAATTTTTAAAAAAATAATTATTTTAACTAATATTATAACAATTAGAGATATGATACAATTCTAGAAATGGTTTAAAATAAAATATAACCATATATTATCTCTTTGAATAGTGAATCAGGAGGTAATATAGATGTCGAATGTCGCAAGTAAAAGAATAAATATTGTATCTATTAAAATGGTAAATGTGTCTAGTTTCCTTTATCAAACATGTACCATTTCATCACCAAAAGATGCTTATGAGATGATAAAAGGTAGGCTTGAATCACTTGATCGTGAACAGTTCATCATTGCTTGTTTGAATACAAAGAATGAACCAACGAATATTTCAGTCGTATCAGTTGGAACACTCAATAGAGCCATTGTCCATCCAAGAGAAGTATTCAAAACAGTCAACCTATCAAATGCTGCTAGCATCATGGCTTTTCATAATCATCCATCAGGTGAAACAATACCATCACAACAAGATATTCAATTAACCAATCGCTTATATGAGGCGGGTGAGTTACTGGGTATCAAGTTGTTAGATCATCTCATTATAGGAGATGGGTCCCCTGGCAGTGAGTAAAGCGAACAATCCTCCGCTGCTAGGGTATGGAACATTTACATCATTAAAAGAAAAAGGTTATTTATAAGGAGCTAAGTGATTATATTACCGTCACTTAGCTCTTTTATTATTCCATAACTAATAGGGGGGAGAAACTATATTCAGTATCACAACTTATCGATCAGTTTACTGTTTCAAATAGCTAATAATCATAATCAGTATTTTATATTTTCTAATCGGGTAATCTCCGGAACTTCAAATTACTGTTCAAGCTTTTGTAATCTATTAATCTTATAAAAAACACTCACAATACCATATACTAACAGATCAATTAAAGTGATTGATAGGAAACTTCAAGTTGTTAAAAGAATTGCCTTTGTATAATATAACTTTTATTAATTTTAATCACGTATTCTCAGTATTTAAAATTTAATTCAAGTCAAAAGAAAAAATCCTAGTAGCTTAGTCACTAGGATTTCCATCCAGTTGTTTATTGTCATAAATCACAAATGAATCAGTAAGACTATATCATCATCTAACTAAAAATAGTTTTTTACTATTTAAATAATTACTTATTTAAGGTGTACTAAATCGATTTCTTCTTACTTTTATTATTTTTTCATTCTAGAGATATCAACTAGCGTGGGCATTCTATTATCGAATCTTTCTACTTCTATTGTCCTCTGATATTCAAAGTCTAGGTTATAGACTGTAATAGAATTTAGTGAGGATTTATCTAACCTTTCCTGTGTTAGAATAGTATTAGTTTCAAAGTTTACACCTACAATGCGGCTATCACCGATTTCTATCATTGGAGTGTTATCTGAACCCAAATTATCAAAATCTAACTTTAATAATAAGTTATCCTCTTGATATCGTGTCGATTCATATCCCTCTGATTCTTTACTTTTTTCACAAGATATCTCTAAGTAAAGTTTGCCTTCTTCTTCTTCGAAGAACGAGAGTGGTGTACACAGATTTCTATCTTTAGAATTAGTTTCTGAGTAGTTTACTTGTGTTTTAACTTCTAAATTTTCATCTACCTGTTTTATGGTAAATTCACCTGTATTTAATCCTTCACCTAATAGAAATAAATTATCCTTATATGGGTAAAAGTAGATAATATCACGTGCTAGTAGTAAGTCTTCATTAACATCTATAGAAGATAATAAGTTAAAATTTTTAT is a window of Turicibacter sanguinis DNA encoding:
- a CDS encoding accessory gene regulator B family protein, whose translation is MESSTVVRKNLGELIATTIACWIQKRTSIDELEYLKIKLGIEVILINLMKGIIVYGGALVLNIFYLTLIFHSSYLFIRSKSHGLHAETSANCTIISVILFVLLPYISKDMIFSDFFIFIIFVISFCCLICYAPADTGNQPLIGREKRGELRKQSLIRCVILLLITLGVQNSIMKVMITLGVISQIIFILPVTYKLLKRSYNNYEKYEEEFNE
- a CDS encoding cyclic lactone autoinducer peptide — its product is MKNMKKNLMNEFKQGAAKSLGKIASITGDAATDGVCIGFIYEPKVPKELLANKALNK
- a CDS encoding GHKL domain-containing protein, which encodes MLIFFILFLELLTLLIGVNILSDDGIGIKNFLLWLLLIQIIGQFFYMEIGFLAIFLVLFFLITCLIIKSKKIFSSILITCLPLVTLVVTNYFAQVMEMYVVKDLLSSFIVNYDREIVATILTCILTILVCYLTKYVIGKLRRFIILERKYQILILIFLLFMIVIFYVNIFIGQIQGFSSEHITLTSILFFIYACLLCGVYLALIYTLNKDSKMKQERVLNQQLHDYTIQLEQLYNNLNSFRHDYLNILVSLEEGIRTEDIEMIKGVYHRVIKPTEQIVKSNDYILGKVRKVHIVEIKSLLAEKIIKSQAKGIDVRVEIEEIIESIYMDVFSFYRVFSILLDNAIEAANSVSNSYISIVFIQDRDIQRIEVENTCEHQEISLKDIYKKGHSSKGSNRGIGLYNVQQILNDNKYCTLETFYELGVFTQTLILKREDRE
- a CDS encoding response regulator transcription factor — translated: MEIFILEDDPIQRYRLEKIIKEALEKSSILYKKIFATARPVQLLNEINSIGNHHIYFLDLEINNHLGKGLEIAQLIREKDPYGTIVFVTTHSELAPKTFAYKVSALDFIEKDQSDFEFRKRIEECLIIANQYQQKPISEDSFIFENKYTKFQIPFSEILYFETSEIPHKINLVTSKKNISFYGKLSDIVKMDGRLFSCHKSFVVNIPNIISVDKKNKLVYFNNGMFCFVSRRLLKEVENKIEELRVKKF
- a CDS encoding JAB domain-containing protein, which encodes MSNVASKRINIVSIKMVNVSSFLYQTCTISSPKDAYEMIKGRLESLDREQFIIACLNTKNEPTNISVVSVGTLNRAIVHPREVFKTVNLSNAASIMAFHNHPSGETIPSQQDIQLTNRLYEAGELLGIKLLDHLIIGDGSPGSE